The proteins below come from a single Calonectris borealis chromosome 33, bCalBor7.hap1.2, whole genome shotgun sequence genomic window:
- the SH3BP5L gene encoding SH3 domain-binding protein 5-like, translating into MGDAEEGLVWGSNGGDGRRTPPGQLGVSPGADEEEAGAAISGGARDGEDARTPPKVIGEEEEEEEEEELDPRIQEELEHLNQANEEINRVELQLDEARTAYRRILSESARKLNAQGSQLGNCIEKARPYYEARRLAKEAQQETQKAALRYERAVSMHNAAREMVFVAEQGVMADKNRLDPTWQEMLNHATCKVNEAEEERLRSEREHQRVTQLCQQAEAKVQALQKSLKRVIVKSKPYFELKAQFNQILEEHKAKVTALERLVSQAKTRYSVALRNLEQISEQIHARRLQRLIVRRASPVGAEASPQHSGTEVGVTKGTNLGAECPPTDTLSVLSLQTIASDLQKFDSVEHLLGLSDATSLNSDELEEREQRRGGQGHFKHHRSISL; encoded by the exons ATGGGGGACGCGGAGgaggggctggtttgggggtcaAACGGAGGGGACGGACGCCGGACACCCCCCGGGCAGCTGGGGGTCTCCCCGGGGGCGGATGAAGAGGAAGCGGGGGCGGCCATTTCGGGGGGGGCGCGCGACGGTGAGGACGCCAGGACCCCCCCGAAAGTGataggagaggaagaggaggaggaggaggaggaagagctggacCCCAGGATACAG gaggagctggagcatcTCAACCAGGCCAACGAGGAGATCAACCGCGTGGAGCTCCAGCTGGAC GAAGCCCGCACCGCCTATCGACGAATCCTTTCCGAATCGGCGAGGAAGCTCAACGCTCAAGGTTCCCAGTTGGGCAACTGCATCGAGAAAGCTCGACCCTACTACGAAGCTCGACGTCTCGCCAAGGAG GCTCAACAGGAGACGCAAAAAGCGGCGTTGCGTTACGAGCGAGCCGTCAGCATGCACAACGCCGCGCGCGAGATGGTCTTCGTGGCCGAACAGGGGGTGATGGCCGACAAGAACCGGTTGGATCCCACCTGGCAGGAGATGCTCAACCACGCTACTTGCAAA GTCAACGAGGCGGAGGAAGAGAGGTTGAGGAGCGAACGGGAGCACCAACGCGTCACCCAGTTGTGTCAACAAGCCGAGGCCAAGGTCCAAGCCCTCCAGAAGTCCCTCAAGCGCGTCATCGTTAAGAGCAAACCTTATTTCGAGCTGAAAGCCCAGTTCAACCAGATCCTCGAG GAGCACAAGGCCAAGGTGACGGCGCTGGAGCGGTTGGTATCCCAAGCCAAAACGCGTTATTCGGTGGCCCTGCGTAACCTAGAACAGATCAGCGAACAAATCCACGCTCGACGTCTCCAACGCCTCATCGTTCGACGAGCTTCACCGGTGGGAGCCGAAGCCAGTCCCCAACACTCCGGTACCGAGGTGGGGGTGACAAAAGGGACAAATTTGGGGGCCGAATGTCCCCCAACCGACACGCTTTCGGTGCTCAGCCTTCAAACCATCGCCTCCGACTTGCAGAAGTTCGATTCGGTCGAACATTTATTGGGTTTGTCGGACGCTACCAGCCTCAACAGCGACGAGCTGGAGGAACGAGAGCAGCGACGGGGCGGGCAGGGTCACTTCAAACATCACCGAAGCATCAGCCTTTAG
- the LOC142074180 gene encoding uncharacterized protein LOC142074180 — translation MEVVTMEDAAAPLILVPTACGGDTTKRNGDTGVPLDLGSTKEEEKWQPDAPEQEDALVEPPTSSQQRSPRTHLGGSPLPGVNGSDEAPNTCQECGRSFRCRSALVNHHRIHTGERPFGCQDCGRRFNRRSNLTTHRRIHTGDLPYKCPDCGKSYRVSSTLLRHQKTHTDERPYRCEECGKSFRHRSTLTIHHRVHSGERPYKCPECHKSFKNSSELVRHGRIHTSERPYDCSQCGRRFGDTSQLVRHWRIHTGEHNHPDPTCGKSFSTRPRLTNHRLVHTGEKDYHCPDCGRGFNRRSNLLVHQRSHLEQKPFICLDCPKSFTSSTQLIQHRQIHSEEKP, via the exons ATGGAGGTGGTGACCATGGAAGATGCTGCTGCACCTCTCATCCTGGTCCCGACAGCCTGCGGTGGGGACACCACGAAGAGGAACGGGGACACCGGGGTCCCGCTGG ATCTGGGGTCAaccaaggaggaggagaaatggcaGCCGGATGCTCCTGAGCAAGAGGATGCACTGGTGGAACCCCCAACCTCCAGCCAGCAGCGGTCCCCAAGGACCCATCTTGGAGGATCTCCACTCCCAGGGGTCAACGGGAGCGATGAGGCACCCAACACTTGCCAGGAATGTGGGAGAAGCTTCCGTTGCCGCTCGGCGTTGGTGAACCACCATCGGATACACACGGGCGAACGACCCTTCGGCTGCCAGGATTGCGGACGTCGCTTCAACCGTCGCTCCAACCTGACCACCCACCGACGCATCCACACCGGTGACCTGCCCTACAAGTGTCCCGACTGCGGGAAGAGCTACCGCGTCAGCTCCACCCTCTTACGGCATCAGAAGACGCACACGGACGAACGACCTTACCGGTGCGAGGaatgcgggaagagcttcaggcaCAGATCAACGTTGACCATCCATCACCGCGTCCATTCGGGGGAGAGACCCTACAAGTGTCCCGAGTGCCACAAGAGCTTCAAGAACAGCTCGGAGCTGGTGCGGCATGGGCGGATCCACACCAGCGAGCGACCCTACGATTGCTCCCAATGCGGGCGGCGTTTCGGTGACACCTCCCAACTGGTGCGGCATTGGCGGATCCACACCGGCGAGCACAATCACCCCGACCCAACCTGCGGGAAGAGCTTTTCCACCCGTCCCAGGCTCACCAACCACCGACTGGTGCACACCGGTGAGAAAGATTACCACTGCCCCGACTGCGGCAGAGGCTTCAACCGTCGTTCCAACCTCCTGGTTCACCAGCGGTCCCACCTGGAGCAGAAACCCTTTATTTGCCTGGATTGCCCCAAAAGCTTCACCAGCAGCACCCAACTCATCCAGCATCGGCAGATCCATAGCGAGGAGAAGCCTTAG
- the LOC142074182 gene encoding uncharacterized protein LOC142074182, with protein sequence MPYACRDCGKRFTWSSALIRHQRIHTGEKPYTCPDCGKSFSENSTLLRHRRIHTGEKFYKCAQCGKSFNDSSSLLRHQRVHTGERPYQCSQCGRSFVDSSRLISHQRIHTGERPYACPDCGKSFTESATLITHHRTHTGEKPYTCPDCGKSFNENSTLLRHRRIHTGEKFYKCAQCGKSFNASSSLTCHQRVHTGERPYQCSQCGKSFVNRSKLISHQRIHTGERPYACPDCGKSFTGSSTLITHHRIHTGEKPYTCPDCGKSFSQSSNLVAHQRIHTGERPYSCAQCGKSFCRSSDLVRHHRTHVGDHQK encoded by the coding sequence ATGCCCTACGCTTGCCGCGATTGCGGGAAACGCTTTACATGGAGCTCGGCTTTAATTCGTCATCAGAGAATCCATACGGGAGAGAAACCCTATACGTGTCCCGATTGCGGGAAGAGTTTTAGCGAGAATTCGACGTTATTACGGCATCGCCGGATCCATACGGGGGAGAAATTCTATAAGTGCGCTCAATGCGGGAAGAGTTTCAACGATAGCTCTTCGCTGCTGCGTCACCAACGCGTCCACACCGGTGAAAGACCCTACCAGTGTTCCCAGTGCGGGAGGAGCTTCGTGGACAGCTCGAGGCTCATCTCTCATCAACGGATCCATACGGGCGAACGACCCTACGCGTGTCccgactgcgggaagagctttaCCGAGAGCGCTACGCTCATCACCCATCATCGTACCCATACTGGGGAGAAACCCTATACGTGTCCCGATTGCGGGAAGAGTTTTAACGAGAATTCGACGTTATTACGGCACCGCCGGATCCATACGGGGGAGAAATTCTATAAGTGCGCTCAATGCGGGAAGAGTTTCAACGCTAGCTCTTCGTTGACGTGTCACCAACGCGTCCACACCGGTGAAAGACCCTACCAGTGTTcccagtgcgggaagagcttcgtGAACAGGTCGAAGCTCATCTCTCATCAACGGATCCATACGGGCGAACGACCCTACGCGTGCCccgactgcgggaagagctttaCCGGGAGCTCTACGCTCATCACCCATCATCGTATCCATACGGGAGAGAAACCCTATACGTGTCCCGattgcgggaagagcttcagtcAAAGCTCCAACTTGGTGGCCCATCAACGTATCCATACGGGTGAACGACCCTATAGCTGCGCCCAATGCGGGAAGAGTTTTTGTCGGAGCTCGGATCTCGTCCGTCATCACCGGACTCACGTTGGGGACCACCAAAAATGA
- the LOC142074173 gene encoding uncharacterized protein LOC142074173 isoform X1, which yields MQNREASASPGEGPASAGMSTTPPNHQENPPGTDSAHPLLPGKGFDTPEDPIPRDKRRFLCTECGKSFNHSAYLLRHQRIHSGEHPYPCPKCGKTFTWNSHLNSHQKTHTGEKPHRCPECQKCFSRRSNLLRHQRLHGMEIPYGKSLKVDRILHSRSRPDDIPYICSECGKRFSARSNLFRHQRIHTGEKPYKCPECGKSFGQSSDLIQHRRIHTGEKPFSCSFCGKSFNERSHLIRHQGRHTGEKPYKCPECGKSFVQSSDLLIHRRSHAGETPYTCAECGKKFRVSSSLIRHQGLHTGEKPYKCGECGKGFGARSVLVIHRRLHTGERPYECPACGKRFGQSSNLSRHRRIHTGEKPYPCSACGKSFSGRSSLVKHQRLHEPAGKEKDLGWSSVSREKQGEEEEEEELQRCPPKKVRGEAHAPPPPLEKRRGEPE from the exons ATGCAGAACCGTGAGGCATCGGCCTCGCCGG GCGAAGGACCAGCCAGCGCTGGGATGAGCACAACACCACCGAACCATCAGGAAAATCCCCCGGGAACGGATTCGGCTCATCCCCTTCTCCCCGGAAAGGGGTTCGACACCCCGGAGGACCCAATCCCGAGGGATAAAAGGAGATTTTTATGCACCGAATGCGGGAAAAGCTTCAACCACAGCGCCTACCTCCTCCGCCACCAACGCATCCACTCCGGAGAACATCCTTATCCCTGTCCGAAATGCGGGAAAACTTTTACCTGGAATTCTCACCTGAATTCCCATCAAAAAACTCATACGGGGGAAAAACCCCATCGTTGTCCCGAATGCCAGAAATGTTTCAGCCGTCGATCCAACCTCCTCCGTCATCAACGCCTGCACGGGATGGAAATTCCTTACGGGAAAAGCTTGAAGGTTGATCGTATCCTCCATTCCCGGAGCCGCCCGGATGATATTCCCTATATTTGTTCCGAATGTGGGAAACGTTTTAGCGCTCGCTCCAATCTTTTCCGTCATCAACGGATCCACACGGGAGAAAAACCCTATAAATGTCCCGAATGCGGGAAAAGTTTCGGACAAAGCTCGGATCTGATCCAGCATCGTCGAATCCATACCGGAGAAAAACCCTTTTCCTGTTCATTTTGCGGGAAATCCTTTAACGAACGATCCCATCTTATCCGTCATCAAGGTCGACACACGGGTGAAAAACCCTATAAATGTCCGGAATGCGGGAAAAGCTTCGTCCAAAGCTCGGATCTTCTTATCCATAGGCGATCCCACGCCGGTGAAACTCCGTATACGTGCGCCGAATGCGGAAAAAAATTCCGGGTCAGTTCCAGTTTGATCCGACATCAAGGATTACACACGGGAGAAAAACCTTATAAATGCGGAGAATGCGGAAAAGGATTCGGCGCTCGTTCCGTTCTCGTTATCCATCGCCGACTCCATACGGGAGAACGTCCTTACGAATGTCCGGCTTGCGGGAAACGTTTCGGTCAAAGTTCGAATCTCAGTCGGCATCGACGGATCCATACGGGAGAGAAACCGTATCCCTGTTCCgcctgcgggaagagcttcagcggCCGCTCCAGCTTGGTGAAGCATCAGCGGCTCCACGAGCCGGCCGGGAAGGAGAAGGATTTGGGATGGAGCTCGGTTTCCCGGGAAaagcaaggggaggaggaggaggaggaggaattgcAGAGATGTCCCCCAAAAAAAGTGAGGGGTGAggcccacgcccccccccccccccttgaaaaaaggaggggggagccCGAATAA